The following are encoded in a window of Mycobacterium sp. ELW1 genomic DNA:
- a CDS encoding acyltransferase family protein, whose translation MRSQSGQLRTFRPDIEGLRAVAVAAVVLFHAATPGLNGGYVGVDVFFVISGFLITGLLWREVSGTGTVRLRKFYGARARRLLPASAAVGVITMIASFFLLPPLRLPVVLGDGIASALYVSNYRFLLLGVDYFTAHVAPSPFLHYWSLGVEEQFYLVWAPLILGTAWLVRRLRRRKKAVVPPTQRSYVVVLTVVTVVSFALSLVITYGMPAAAFFSLPTRAWQLGLGGLVALTMGHWRRLPPGVAAVAGWGGLACIALACTWFSPTTPFPGLAALLPTVGALLVIGAGCAIPTQGCGRLLGTAPMQALGRISYSWYLWHWPVLIFAPLVVGHSLGLVARLAAALLSAGLAWLTLRYLENPLRFSPTIRNSPWRSLALGGAATAIAVCTGLLLLQVVPTPVGRGAPVAQPRVTAVAPPDGSPEAAYDAEVQRVFAQVQAAVAASANLRAVPSNLEPPLAATLATPRFPADGCLRDQFQSGHPECAKGDVASATTVAFVGDSHAHMWAGPLEPTAAERHWRLEVLAKGACPILDVYNKDSLFRQMTESSTHCEQWRGEIMTRLRAERPRLVVVDMWRGYGIDESASGYRAFEPAWNDSLTRLVLQLRAMGSAVLVLGPIPNPHESLPVCLSGHLDDIPACTPSRSTAVDASGIAGEAIATKAGGGQYADLTDLFCTADRCPPIVGNTLVYTDSNHVYTPYAQLLAPAIAALIDRELARG comes from the coding sequence GTGCGGAGTCAGAGCGGGCAACTAAGGACATTCCGCCCCGATATCGAGGGTCTACGTGCTGTCGCGGTCGCGGCGGTTGTTCTTTTTCACGCCGCGACCCCCGGGCTCAATGGTGGCTACGTCGGTGTCGACGTGTTCTTCGTCATCTCCGGTTTCTTGATCACCGGGCTGCTCTGGCGCGAGGTGAGCGGCACCGGCACGGTGCGGCTGCGCAAGTTCTATGGGGCCCGAGCGCGACGACTGCTGCCGGCTTCGGCGGCTGTCGGCGTCATCACCATGATCGCCTCGTTTTTCCTCTTGCCGCCGCTACGCCTGCCGGTCGTTCTTGGCGACGGTATCGCCAGCGCGCTTTACGTCAGCAACTACCGATTCCTGCTCCTAGGTGTCGATTACTTCACCGCCCATGTGGCACCTTCGCCGTTCCTGCACTACTGGTCGCTCGGTGTCGAGGAGCAGTTCTACCTGGTGTGGGCACCGCTGATCCTCGGCACCGCCTGGCTCGTGCGGCGATTACGACGACGCAAAAAGGCCGTGGTCCCACCTACACAGCGCTCTTACGTGGTGGTCCTGACCGTCGTCACGGTCGTGTCTTTCGCCCTGTCGCTGGTAATCACCTACGGAATGCCCGCTGCTGCTTTCTTTTCGCTACCGACGCGAGCTTGGCAGCTAGGGCTGGGTGGGTTGGTCGCTCTCACCATGGGCCACTGGCGCCGACTGCCGCCGGGCGTCGCTGCGGTCGCCGGATGGGGCGGGCTGGCCTGTATTGCGCTGGCCTGCACCTGGTTCAGCCCCACTACCCCTTTCCCGGGCCTCGCTGCACTGCTGCCGACGGTCGGGGCCCTGTTGGTGATCGGCGCCGGCTGCGCCATACCGACGCAGGGTTGTGGGCGCCTGCTGGGAACGGCGCCGATGCAGGCGCTGGGACGCATTTCATACTCGTGGTACCTCTGGCACTGGCCGGTACTGATCTTCGCTCCGCTGGTGGTCGGTCATTCCTTGGGTTTGGTGGCCCGACTCGCGGCCGCGCTTCTGTCTGCCGGGCTGGCGTGGCTTACCCTGCGCTACTTGGAGAACCCACTGCGGTTTTCCCCGACGATCCGTAACTCCCCGTGGCGCAGCCTGGCACTGGGTGGTGCGGCCACCGCGATCGCAGTGTGCACAGGCTTATTGTTGCTCCAGGTCGTTCCCACACCGGTTGGGCGCGGTGCACCGGTCGCGCAGCCGCGCGTCACCGCCGTAGCGCCACCCGACGGTTCGCCCGAGGCCGCGTATGACGCCGAAGTGCAGCGAGTTTTCGCTCAGGTGCAGGCCGCAGTAGCGGCGTCAGCGAACCTCAGAGCGGTTCCGTCCAACCTTGAACCCCCACTTGCCGCGACTTTGGCTACGCCCAGGTTTCCGGCCGACGGCTGCCTGCGCGATCAATTCCAAAGTGGGCACCCAGAGTGCGCGAAGGGTGATGTCGCGTCGGCGACGACGGTGGCCTTTGTTGGCGATTCCCATGCCCACATGTGGGCTGGGCCGCTGGAACCGACAGCCGCCGAGCGACATTGGCGGCTGGAAGTGCTGGCCAAGGGCGCCTGTCCAATACTCGACGTTTACAACAAAGACAGCTTGTTCCGGCAGATGACCGAGAGTTCCACGCATTGTGAGCAGTGGCGCGGCGAAATAATGACCCGGCTTCGTGCCGAGCGTCCGCGACTGGTGGTGGTGGACATGTGGCGGGGCTACGGCATCGATGAGTCGGCATCCGGCTACCGGGCCTTCGAACCGGCGTGGAACGACAGCCTGACCCGGCTTGTGCTGCAACTCCGTGCAATGGGATCAGCGGTATTGGTGCTGGGCCCCATTCCCAATCCGCACGAATCGCTGCCGGTCTGCCTGTCGGGACACCTCGATGACATCCCGGCCTGCACACCGTCGAGGTCGACCGCCGTGGACGCATCCGGAATCGCCGGAGAGGCCATAGCTACCAAAGCCGGCGGTGGGCAATATGCCGACCTGACCGACCTGTTCTGTACCGCGGACAGATGTCCGCCGATCGTCGGAAATACGTTGGTGTACACCGACTCCAACCACGTCTACACTCCCTACGCCCAGCTACTGGCACCGGCCATTGCCGCGCTGATAGATCGCGAACTTGCCCGCGGGTAG
- a CDS encoding ABC transporter permease, giving the protein MTMNTTTQEPSLRSSMPAESLLFAGRLLTHWRREPVVPIQALLYPSFLLIAYNFLVAKSIMTITGKDALPGLVATCAVAGALFGAMAATFTIRIEREWGILSRFWVLPVHRASALTGRLIADATRTLAGSIIITAVGVGLGLRFTGGWFSVIPFVLVPVMVGVVFSTALIAIAVHSTSNNLLVWLGVPAIAMVFASSGAPPIEMFPGWLQPLVRFQPMWSAIKFMRSLAEGRHPAWGSLLVICLWGLVLATLIGPLAIRGYRAAAESGR; this is encoded by the coding sequence ATGACCATGAACACAACAACGCAGGAACCATCTTTGCGGAGCTCGATGCCCGCTGAAAGTCTGTTGTTCGCCGGACGCTTGCTGACCCACTGGCGGAGGGAACCGGTAGTCCCGATACAAGCATTGCTGTATCCGAGCTTCCTACTGATTGCCTACAACTTCCTGGTCGCCAAGTCGATCATGACAATCACCGGCAAGGATGCACTTCCCGGCCTGGTGGCGACATGCGCGGTGGCAGGTGCCCTATTCGGTGCCATGGCAGCGACTTTCACCATTCGGATCGAACGGGAATGGGGAATCCTCAGCCGATTCTGGGTATTGCCCGTGCACCGGGCCAGCGCCCTGACCGGCAGGCTCATCGCAGACGCCACACGGACGCTGGCAGGTTCCATCATCATTACTGCAGTTGGCGTTGGCCTCGGCCTTAGATTCACAGGTGGATGGTTTTCCGTAATCCCGTTCGTACTGGTCCCAGTGATGGTCGGCGTCGTCTTCTCGACCGCACTTATTGCTATCGCGGTCCATTCGACGAGTAATAACCTGCTCGTCTGGCTGGGGGTACCGGCCATAGCCATGGTGTTCGCCAGCTCCGGAGCCCCTCCAATAGAGATGTTTCCGGGATGGCTTCAGCCACTGGTCCGGTTCCAGCCCATGTGGTCGGCGATTAAGTTCATGCGCTCACTCGCTGAAGGGCGTCATCCCGCGTGGGGATCGCTTCTGGTGATCTGCCTATGGGGTCTGGTATTGGCCACACTGATCGGACCACTAGCCATCCGGGGTTACCGGGCCGCGGCCGAGTCGGGCCGCTGA